DNA from Tripterygium wilfordii isolate XIE 37 chromosome 15, ASM1340144v1, whole genome shotgun sequence:
CCTAAGAACGTGGGAATGGAAATGGGGTATATAAGAAAAAGCAACAAATGTTTTTATCAGCGTGCATAGAATTTCATTGGACCAATACACTTATCAACATGCATTTCTTCCCCATGTctatgctgattttttttttcattggattGTCACTGTTTTTGaactttaatttctttatttatattgaaataGAAAAACTTTGTTGAATTTCTATATTGTATTCCTTCCATCCTTATCATGCATGTGCAGCCAGGCCAAGTTTTTTTGTTGCATGGTTTCTTGAACAAACTGAATAATATGGTTAGACTTACTGATTATGTAGTTGTAGACAAAATTAGATCCATAAATATATGTACAAATTTTTTAAGCGAATTATTTGAAATACTTTATGACAAAATTTTAGGTTTATATTAGATATCGTATGCTATTTAATTCTTGCTGGTttacttttttccctttttggtgTGGAGGGGGGCTGCTAAAGGTAGCATTATTAAGTGCACCGAgttctttttatcaaaaaaggGGCATGAATAGTTACCAACCCTATACAAGAGAAGAAAGTGAGTAATGATCAGGTTTTAACACATTAGACAGTAGAGTATCATTAACACATACCATTCTGCCACACAAGGCAAAGTGTCCCACCATATATGATTTAGAATTCCTGTGGGAGTTTTCTTTCACCTCAAACTGGGTTCTGTACATGTCACCAGCAATTTATAAGAGGCATAGTGCTTTCAATTTCCTAACTTCCTGGTCTTGTCCATAAAGCTCCGAGCTAGTAGCTCCTCACTTGAGGGGCCAGAAATCATGCAGCAAACTTTAAAGGCCTTTGAAGCAAATTTACaatgaatataaatatatgattGACAGTTTCCTCTGCCTCCTTGCGCAAGGGGCATCTATGGGTATAATGTAATTATCTCTATTATTAAGGTTGTTGAAGGTCTGGATTCTCTTTTGGAATGCATTGTGTCATGAAGCTACTTTTGCAGATTGTGTTTGTGATGTAAGAGAAATTCTAAGACTCTTTCCAAATTAGGCGATCTTATCTTCTTTTGTCAAGATTGGCCTTGTATAAGGGTTAAAGGAAAACTGTGAATAGCTTTCATGGTAATCCGTAatcatttggaattgcacaCCCGACATCACCTCCAACTTCTTTTTTAGGCAGTGCTGGCGGGGCAGATACTGTAGCTTTTTATTGTTATTCTTCCTATCTAATGTCAGCATTGTgattggtctttttttttaaaaaaaaatctgcaagACCATAATTGTTGACGTAAGAGGGGGCATCATGATGATGGTGTTGAATGGCTTTTTGTTTCCATTCTGTTTTGTTTTCTGATCTGACTCTACCGAGTTAGGTCGCTGCAAATATGTGAAGCTGAATAGAACAAAATTGTAGTCTCTTTAACGATATGATCAAATTCTCGTATTCCTTCGTGAAATATTTTTCCCGGATGATTCACCTTTAGAAGTATTTGGCATTTTGCAGGTCAAGGGCGTGGACGTGGCAGAGGCAGGGGCCGTGGGCGTGGTCGGGGTTTCAGATCAGATGGTCCAGTCCAGGCTGTCGTCTAAGCCCTATAACAAGGTGTAGAATCTGATTTAGGATACATGAAGGTCTGGATGCCTGCTCTGCTGGTTGTCTTTTTCTAGGTAGAAACTAGGGAGTGAAAATGATTAGTGGAtttcactaaaaaaaaaagatctagTTATATTAGTTCACAGTTGGCTACCTCATATCTTGTCGTCGGCCGTGTGTTTTTGTAGTTCAAACAGTAGGATGATTGCTATTTATTCTGAGGAATCTGTGAAAGTGTACACAACTTTTTTTAAAAGTCTCAATCTAGGAAATAATAGAGCAGTACATTCGTTGATTCGATTCTCTAATACAACGTTCTTTGTTGTCACTTGTAATTGCCTTATTGGCCTCCTCTCTTtagtctttgttttttttttcatccccAAATACATCTTCCCTTTATTAAAACTCAACTAGTCTTCTTTTCATCTCTCTATCATCAATGTGTATAGCTAGGATCTCATATTACCGTTGACTTTTTGAAAAACCTCGAGCCTTGACCAAAAAAACCACATTTCTTTTCGACGGCCATGGCTGACAAACCCTTCAATTCCTACTACAATCTCCACTACTTCTGTTTCTCCCTTCAACGCAACGTCACTGGTTCGATGTGGATGTCTTGGTTCTATTTGGTTATGGCATCGGTATCTCAATTGGAATACTTCTTCTCATCACAACAATAACCTTCTACTTCTGTACCCGAAGCAGGACTCTTCCGGCTTCTGGAGGAGCAAACCGGAGCTACGCTCTCAAGAGAATGGAGCTACCACAATGTACAGTTTTTGTAGAACTACTAGATGAAACAATCAAGAGTTATCCAAAGCTACTATACCCCGAAGCCAAGCCGCCACATACACAAGTTGTTGCTCTTTATGTTTGGCAGGTAATGATACGCTTGGTTGAGGCTTCATCCAATATGTCCTGTTCGTACAACTCCCATTCCAACACCTCTCTCTGCTCCTCTCGCTGAAGTCGTTCCGTTGGCATCCAGGCAAGATTGCTGGATAGAATTACGCTGAGAGTACAGAACTTGTGCCATAGTGAAATTTCTTCTATTCATTTATGTTTAAACTGCCTTTTCAATCATTAATACATGTACAAGAACCTGTAGTAACCATCTTAAGAAACCCGAACCATCATTAAGGCAAAGGCTATATTCTTGCTAAAGCCTTAAGAATGAACCATTGGGTGTAAAAGGGGAGAGAATTACCCTCAAAAGATCGAATACAAGAACGAACAGGTGGAGAATTAGTTTTTTCCCATTCGAAGAGGGTAGTATTACCGTTAAGTAATcaagagcaaaaaaaaatcctccaCTTGTTGTAGCAGCTTGAGACTCAAAACAGATGAGCATCATTACGCCTTCAGACGTCCATAGTTTTTATGTTTCTCCTCAGTTGTCTGGAAGCGGCCATGTCCGAACTTTGATGAGGTGTCAATGAACTTGAGTTTGATTTCCTCGCCCGTGCAGCTCAGGTTCCCCCCACCcccaagaacaaagacaaagCTCTGGCCGGGACAAGTATTCCAATCATTCATGTAACCACGTACTATGGGCCCAATCAGTTTATAATGATATAAAACCTAAATGGGCCCAAAATAGATGGACTAGCAACCACGTACTAGGCCCAGATAGCATAAGTAGAATTAAAAAAAGCAGCACTGATTAATAGGACTAATTATTAAAAACGTCAATGAGTTTAGGGACCCCTTGATCTTAATTTCATGATTATTGGTCATTAATCTGTAACCACCAAAATACAGAattcaattcttcttcttctctccgcCTCTTCAGTACCCCCACATATGTAACGTTTAACAAACCATCATCTCTAtataaaccctaattctccCCAAACCATATATCCACACGATATCTTCACGTACATCTCAAAATCATGACTTACAATTCCAAACTCATACTTGTCTTAACCATTATTGTAGTCCTATCATCATGCACCAGTACCAATTCCACAGCCATGGCTCGACCATTGTTGAGCTCAAGCTCGACCCTTGCGGCTCGATTGAAggtagatgatgatgatgaatcatTGAACTGTTGGGAGTCATTGGGTGAACTCCAAGCATGCACTGGAGAGATACTCCTCTTCTTTCTGAATGGAGAGACTTACTTAGGCCATGGATGCTGCGAGGCTATTCACATGATTGGACACCAATGTTGGCCTGATTTGATTGATATTCTTGGTTTTACTTCTGAAGAAGGTGGTGACGTACTTGAAGGTTATTGTGATGCCAGTGACCATGATAATAATACTGTCACTCCATCAAACGCTGAAGCTGCCCTAATTACTCCCACTTTGGTTCCTTAATCACTATTAGTAATCTAATACATATGGTTTTCttgtttataataataataataataataataatgcttaaatggaattttagtcttattattttattatgtcTAAtactttctttttaattatgggtgtcttttggtttgaagtttaattaattaagaggCTTGCTCTTCTAACGTCTCAAGTTGAGATAGATCTGCTGGGGATGTTGAACCCGTTTCAAAAGCTTTCGCCCATATTAATCAATCAAGGAGAAAAAACTTTGTGTTAGCTTTCTCAAATCTCAACAacttagaaaaatattttatctgAAATGTATACCAACAGTACGTGTTGCTCCAAGTCCGTTATACAAAAAAAACGTATGAAAACTAATTGAGAACCAAGGGATGTCCTAACGAGGTCCAATGGATACGTGGCTAAGGCGACTGTTATTCCTGCCAACCCTCCACCAACAAAGTGCACAAAGTGACAATCAAAAAAGTTCGCTGAACTCTTAGCTCTGAAAGAAGCTCAGCAGGAAGAAGTTTTGACATATGAGGTATAAACAATATTATTTGATTGTCTTATTATTGCGCTGATGGGTCCTTCCTACAAATGcaccttttgtttttctcttcttggTCTAGTGTTGATCCCTAAGGCTGGAAGACAATGTTATTTTCATATATACATAATCTTGAAATTTGGGTATGCCCGCAAGAAACAAAGAACGATGCCACCTCCGAGCTTACTTGCTTGGACAATGAAATCCGTCCGGCCATTGAGGAGCACGAGAGGGAATTAAAGCCAAGACAGCGTAGCTACCAGTGTAGCTGAGAAGTGGATTGAAGCTTGCTGTCTGAAACTTGAAGTACCTGAAATTGTAAACATAAGGAGCAAACTATGCATTTGGTGACTGAAAGATGGATCAGTTGATAaccaataacaaaattaaagttAGTTGATAACAAATAATGTATTCAGTTTGTTGGAAATATAACTCGCATTTCTTTATGGTGTATATGTGCTTGGTGTATTTTCTAATCGTGGGTAGAGACAAATGGGGGTCCCTGCAGTAGATTCTGCAGGGACTGCATCAAGCTCATTTGagccatgattttttttttttaaaaaaaatgcctcaaaataataaatgtaataaaaaaaaaatgtaatctttttattgtttagatcatcatgatatatttttttaggagaaaaaaattaaattggttGACAAAAGATTGATATAAATGTGAAGCATTCTCTACCGTTGGATcaaacacctttttttttttaaaggcccaTAGGCCACACACACCTATTTAACTTGTTATCATTTgtcaatgaatttaattttttacctTGAAAAAATTACATGATTTTAATATATACACTTAATACTTTACATTTACCATTTTTGatgatttattaaaaattattcaAGCCTATAAATACCCTAATGTAGTCATCTACTGTAGGGTCGCATAACTCGAGTAGAGACACGAGACAATAAACACTAGAGTGAGTTTGTTGTTCTTTGGGATTGGTGAAAGACTGTGAAAGTGGTATATATAAGAGTTTGGCAAAAATACGCATTTGATCCCTGAACTATATCCAAGGTTTCAATTTcgtccctaaactttttttgatCTTAAAATCGTCTCTCAACTATCCTAAAGTACATGTTTTGTCCTTTAAGTGTGATTAACACCGGAAAAGGCTAATGTGACACCTAGTTGACATATCTGAATAATCTCAATTAACAAACTTTGTTTAATCACAACGTTTTGTCCCTAAACTATAATTTTATTACATTTTTCGTCCATCAACAAAAAAACCTAAACAAATTGTTCATATTCGTACACAAACCATAATATCCAAAATGACGTAGAACAGTCCACGGAAGAGTTGCTTGAGAAGTTAGAATGTGTTCGAAGGAATCTAAatcgaaatcggaattgaagttgctgttttggaaattaaagtttcagtttccaactttgaccgtccataacttttgattccctcgtgtgtttccttattataatatgtttccgaggactgattttgaagacctaaagttGAGATTCAAAAGGAGATCAAAAAGCATCTTTTTGTAGTCCAACAGGGTTAGTTAAGTTTCTTGCACgatttatgtttccaattttccaattctagtttaattaggagttcaattagggtttgattgtgtttttcagtttataaatagtctcataaacgtttgtaattgaCACAATTcacttttattaataaaattctttGAAGTTTTTTCAATTGTTGTTGGTGGACTCCAAgttcttgatttcgtcgtgaacgaatttAAGTATTTTAGCTTTCACACTGCGTCACAAAATCATCATTAGAATATCATAATATCATCCATTCTAAAACACAGGAATAATACAAGATCATCCAAATATCCACAAAAAGCAATGATTCATCTTCACTGCTGCATAAGAGGAGATGCATATCCCTCATTTATATGATCCGTCGGctgaaatttaaaaataaagatcGGACGGTTGTGCTCTGACGTGAGATGGAAATAAGATCGAGAGGCGTGGGACTGAAATCGGTCTCTACTTTCGTTGAAaccttttcatttttctcaaaCACCTGTTGATCTCTCCCTTCATCACCTTTACGTCTGTGAGTTTTTTTGAGTTTTGGGAAGTTGGCTTTCTTCTTACTCTCTCGACTTCCTCTCTGCACTGTAAACCAACGTTCATCTTCTTCAGTCTCGACAAAGACCTCCCAAGATACCAACATCGCACTCGACTCCAACAATTGCTGACCGAGTCGGAAGCATTCCATTGCTGTTAACCATCATCATGCAAGCCAACAATagtgcacagaaacgtgaagaTAGCCAACATTTTATTAAGTGAACAGGCTCTTCCCCGAATCCAATTCTTGAACCTTCTTGAACCAAGAACGGAAACATGTCAGGGAAACCAACATCGATGTACGTCTCAAAACATTACAAGGCATATAGTGGACTCATTGCTACGAGGTCCTATGTGAATGCGATGAAAGAGGTGAAAAGGCTAGAGAAAGTGCTCCCCGAATCTCCCATTCCGAAAAG
Protein-coding regions in this window:
- the LOC119979791 gene encoding egg cell-secreted protein 1.1-like, yielding MARPLLSSSSTLAARLKVDDDDESLNCWESLGELQACTGEILLFFLNGETYLGHGCCEAIHMIGHQCWPDLIDILGFTSEEGGDVLEGYCDASDHDNNTVTPSNAEAALITPTLVP